Proteins found in one Paenibacillus wynnii genomic segment:
- the pfkA gene encoding 6-phosphofructokinase, whose product MSKVKKIAVLTSGGDSQGMNAAVRAVVRSALFYGIEVYGVQRGYQGLLNRDIFPMDLRSVGDIIQRGGTILQSARCLDFLKPEGQQKGADILNEMGIDGLVVIGGDGSYKGANKLSKLGINTMALPGTIDNDISFTDCTIGFDTAVGVVVDAINKLRDTMSSHERSSIVEVMGRHCGDIALHAGLASGAETILVPEMPYDLNEVADRMRDNFARGKRHSIVIVAEGVGKGEDVALALKDRHASLDARVTVLGHIQRGGTPTPVDRNLASRLADFAVRKLIEGESDKACGIIKGELTLTDIDLVVNTKKDFDLELYELASRLSQ is encoded by the coding sequence ATGTCAAAAGTTAAAAAAATCGCCGTATTAACGAGCGGTGGAGATTCCCAGGGCATGAATGCCGCTGTACGTGCGGTAGTCCGCAGCGCCCTTTTTTATGGAATTGAGGTTTATGGTGTTCAACGTGGTTATCAAGGCCTGTTGAACCGTGATATTTTCCCTATGGATCTGCGCAGCGTGGGTGATATTATCCAACGCGGAGGAACCATTCTGCAATCTGCACGTTGTCTGGATTTTCTGAAACCGGAAGGTCAACAAAAGGGCGCCGACATTTTGAATGAAATGGGAATCGACGGCTTAGTAGTTATTGGTGGAGACGGTTCTTATAAAGGGGCTAACAAACTTAGCAAATTGGGTATCAATACCATGGCATTGCCAGGTACGATTGATAACGATATTTCCTTTACGGATTGCACCATTGGTTTTGATACAGCAGTTGGTGTTGTAGTAGACGCTATTAATAAGTTGCGTGACACAATGTCCTCTCATGAACGTTCTTCCATTGTAGAGGTTATGGGACGTCACTGCGGAGACATTGCTCTTCATGCAGGACTTGCTTCCGGAGCTGAAACCATTCTGGTACCAGAAATGCCTTATGATCTGAATGAAGTAGCTGACCGTATGCGTGATAACTTCGCACGAGGCAAACGCCACAGTATTGTGATTGTTGCTGAAGGCGTTGGTAAAGGGGAAGATGTAGCATTGGCCCTTAAAGATCGTCATGCTTCCTTGGATGCACGTGTTACTGTTCTTGGACATATTCAGCGTGGAGGCACTCCAACTCCAGTAGATCGCAACCTAGCCAGCCGTCTTGCTGACTTTGCGGTACGCAAGCTTATCGAAGGTGAATCGGATAAAGCATGTGGCATTATCAAAGGTGAACTCACACTTACAGATATTGATCTGGTTGTTAACACGAAAAAAGACTTCGACCTCGAGTTGTACGAATTGGCATCCCGTTTATCCCAATAA